In a single window of the bacterium genome:
- a CDS encoding response regulator transcription factor, whose product MNTATKKRILVVDDHPLTRKGLCDAIEAQADLMVCGEAEAWRQALKLTQSLQPDIVLLDLNLTDGNGWDLLRQLEAEGIHTPVLVVSVCAEEVYAPRLLQSGAKGYLMKDTPIPKVLEAIRKILDGHIAVSDTMASHLIQTATQKSGKAYSASELDQLSNRELQVFELLRQGKSSREIAECMGVSQKTIGTYKARLMEKCGVRTTPELLARMQVPAAEPPACG is encoded by the coding sequence ATGAATACGGCGACAAAAAAAAGAATTCTGGTGGTGGACGACCATCCACTGACCCGCAAGGGATTATGCGACGCGATCGAAGCACAGGCGGATCTGATGGTGTGCGGCGAGGCCGAAGCCTGGCGCCAGGCGCTGAAACTGACTCAATCGCTACAACCCGATATCGTCCTGTTGGATCTCAATTTGACGGATGGCAACGGCTGGGACCTGTTGCGGCAGTTAGAGGCTGAAGGGATTCACACACCGGTTCTCGTGGTGTCGGTCTGTGCCGAGGAGGTGTACGCACCCCGCCTCCTGCAATCAGGCGCCAAGGGCTATCTGATGAAAGATACCCCCATCCCCAAGGTGCTGGAGGCCATCCGGAAAATTCTGGACGGGCACATCGCCGTCAGTGACACCATGGCTTCCCACCTGATCCAGACCGCCACGCAGAAGAGCGGAAAGGCCTACTCCGCCTCCGAACTCGATCAATTAAGCAACCGGGAGCTCCAGGTATTTGAATTGTTACGCCAAGGGAAGAGCAGCCGGGAAATTGCCGAGTGCATGGGCGTCAGCCAGAAGACCATCGGCACCTACAAGGCCCGGCTCATGGAAAAATGCGGAGTCCGGACCACCCCGGAACTGCTGGCCCGCATGCAAGTGCCCGCAGCCGAACCGCCTGCCTGTGGATAA